The stretch of DNA CACACGTTCACGGTTAGCGACATGGATCGCTCTTTGCAGTTCTATCGCGACCTGCTGGGCTTGAAGGTCATGTATGACAAGCTTCGAGAAAACTTGCCGGCATACGACCAAGTGATGGCCATGCGTGATGTCCGGCTGCGCGTCGTGTTGCTGAACGATCCCGCCGAGCAATCGATTATCGCTTTGCTTCAATACCTGCATCCGGTCCCACAACGCCGTGAGATGAAGATGACTTTTTTCGGCTCGACCGCATTAGCGGTGCAAACCGACGATTTGGATGCAGATTATCGCCGACTTCGAGCCAGCGGCGTTCCGTTCACTAGCGAGCCCGTGGACGTCGTGCGCGACGGGAAACTTGCAGCGCGATTGGCTTACGCCCTAGATCCCGACGAGATTGTCGTTGAATTATAT from Pirellulales bacterium encodes:
- a CDS encoding VOC family protein, translating into MAITRVHHHTFTVSDMDRSLQFYRDLLGLKVMYDKLRENLPAYDQVMAMRDVRLRVVLLNDPAEQSIIALLQYLHPVPQRREMKMTFFGSTALAVQTDDLDADYRRLRASGVPFTSEPVDVVRDGKLAARLAYALDPDEIVVELYQPMS